From the Pseudomonas baltica genome, one window contains:
- a CDS encoding glycosyltransferase family 39 protein, translating to MKSLPPSPTVDRTRRSRLAFILALGAVLILATIVRLHGLTAVAIWCDEASSIITSRYPLPDLWFHAAHDVHPPFYYVLLHLWMAMFGEGLFSIRLLSAIPGIATVLVGALLVRQVASPKAALLAGLLLALFPFAVRYSQEVRMYSWLTLLLLSATLALMHWLRNPERKGWLALYVLLMTASLYTHYFTIFCALVHWLHVGALSLRHEGQRPATYRPLRRAPWWLANIAIALLFMPWVPKLYDQLTHLPQLEAGGDVGWIAPVTLWSLATSMWEFWTLSDGQSMPRAVYFLLPLTVIALAGVVVRTDRSPQRSARFLVLYTFAPMVAVFLLSLISPLLVERYLMFAAIGLPMLVALAIAQLWRKSRLLAMAVLVTTLAVDRVGLNEIYRIDEPQFDQLVDYVNRHYQPGDTVVISDLFWYFTYVYYNTTPVVPQLLTLPKSEGGAGRPNAYGFGTLVDAQGPHIYVDELTQLPRQDHRIWLVGSAQPPDDFYAIPAQWQLLEDRKVGDNELRLYQAHWER from the coding sequence GCTTTCATTCTCGCCTTGGGCGCCGTACTGATCTTGGCCACGATAGTGCGCTTGCACGGTTTGACGGCGGTGGCCATCTGGTGCGACGAGGCTTCCAGCATCATCACCAGCCGCTACCCGCTGCCGGACCTGTGGTTCCACGCTGCCCACGATGTTCACCCGCCGTTCTATTACGTGCTGTTGCACCTGTGGATGGCGATGTTCGGCGAGGGACTGTTCTCGATCCGCCTGCTCAGTGCGATTCCCGGTATAGCCACCGTCCTGGTCGGGGCGCTGCTGGTGCGTCAGGTGGCGTCGCCTAAAGCCGCACTGCTGGCCGGCCTGCTACTGGCGTTGTTCCCGTTTGCCGTGCGCTACAGCCAGGAAGTACGCATGTACTCGTGGCTCACCTTGCTGTTGCTCAGTGCCACCCTGGCGCTGATGCACTGGCTGCGCAACCCCGAGCGCAAGGGGTGGCTCGCCCTTTACGTGCTGTTGATGACAGCGAGTCTCTATACCCACTACTTCACGATCTTCTGCGCGCTGGTGCACTGGCTGCACGTAGGCGCGCTCAGCCTGCGGCACGAGGGCCAGCGCCCAGCGACGTATAGACCACTAAGGCGCGCCCCCTGGTGGCTGGCCAATATCGCCATTGCGCTGCTGTTCATGCCGTGGGTGCCCAAGCTGTACGATCAACTGACCCATCTGCCCCAGTTGGAAGCCGGCGGTGATGTGGGCTGGATTGCTCCGGTCACGTTGTGGTCGCTGGCCACATCGATGTGGGAGTTCTGGACCCTGAGCGACGGCCAGTCCATGCCCAGAGCAGTGTATTTCCTGCTGCCGTTGACGGTTATCGCCCTTGCAGGCGTGGTGGTCCGTACCGACCGCAGCCCCCAGCGCTCTGCGCGTTTCCTGGTGCTCTACACCTTTGCGCCCATGGTCGCGGTGTTTCTGTTGTCATTGATTTCGCCGCTGCTGGTCGAGCGTTATCTGATGTTCGCGGCCATTGGGCTGCCGATGCTGGTAGCGCTGGCCATCGCGCAGCTGTGGCGTAAATCCAGGCTGCTGGCGATGGCAGTACTGGTCACCACGCTGGCCGTGGACAGGGTAGGGCTCAACGAGATCTATCGGATCGACGAGCCGCAGTTCGATCAATTGGTCGATTACGTCAACCGGCATTACCAGCCCGGCGATACCGTGGTGATCAGCGACCTGTTCTGGTACTTCACCTATGTCTACTACAACACCACACCGGTGGTGCCCCAACTGCTGACGTTGCCCAAGTCCGAAGGCGGTGCCGGCCGGCCCAATGCCTATGGCTTCGGCACCTTGGTGGATGCGCAGGGACCGCATATCTATGTCGATGAGCTGACCCAGCTGCCCCGCCAGGACCATCGTATCTGGCTGGTAGGCAGTGCGCAGCCACCGGACGACTTCTATGCGATTCCGGCCCAATGGCAATTGCTTGAGGATCGCAAGGTGGGTGATAACGAATTGCGCCTGTATCAGGCGCATTGGGAGCGGTAA
- a CDS encoding LLM class flavin-dependent oxidoreductase, translating to MSTRQLHLGAMIHGVGHGWGEWRHPDALADASTNFAFYKQEAQTAEAAFFDFAFIADSLHIHAKSSPHYLNRFEPLTILSALAAVTEHIGLVATITVSYTEPFQVARQLSSLDHISGGRAGWNVVTSWLSGTADNFGKAEHPPHAQRYRIAREHVQVVKGLWDSWEDDAFVRNKASGEFFSPDKLHTLNHQGEFFKVKGPLNIARSRQGQPLIFQAGVSEDGRNFAAQNADAIFASPETFEEAHAYYKDLKARAQGFGRDPQQLFLLPGIRPIVGRDAADAEARYQQAVALVSIEDAIVALGRPFNDYDFSPHDLDAPFPDLGELGSNSHKGTSDAIKRLAQEESLTLRQVALRFSQPNRDFTGTAEQVADAIQHWFENGAADGFIIRSLLPDGLARFTELVVPVLQERGLWRKEYSGQTLRDNFGLAVPVNRHTQHRVS from the coding sequence ATGAGCACACGACAACTGCACCTGGGCGCGATGATTCACGGCGTCGGTCACGGCTGGGGCGAATGGCGCCATCCCGATGCGCTGGCCGATGCCAGCACCAATTTCGCGTTCTACAAGCAGGAGGCACAAACCGCAGAGGCCGCCTTCTTCGACTTCGCCTTTATCGCCGACAGCCTGCACATTCACGCCAAGTCCAGCCCGCATTACCTCAATCGGTTCGAGCCGCTGACCATTCTTTCGGCGCTGGCGGCGGTGACGGAACACATCGGCCTGGTGGCGACCATTACCGTCAGCTACACCGAGCCCTTCCAGGTGGCCCGGCAGCTCTCGTCGCTTGACCACATCAGCGGCGGTCGCGCCGGCTGGAACGTGGTGACCTCGTGGCTTTCCGGCACCGCCGACAACTTCGGCAAGGCCGAGCATCCGCCCCACGCGCAGCGCTATCGCATCGCCCGCGAGCACGTGCAGGTGGTCAAGGGCCTATGGGATTCGTGGGAAGACGACGCCTTTGTGCGCAACAAGGCCAGCGGCGAGTTCTTCAGCCCTGACAAGCTGCACACCCTCAATCACCAGGGCGAGTTCTTCAAGGTCAAGGGCCCACTGAACATTGCGCGTTCGCGTCAGGGCCAGCCGCTGATCTTCCAGGCTGGGGTGTCTGAAGACGGGCGTAACTTCGCCGCGCAGAATGCCGATGCCATTTTCGCCAGCCCTGAGACCTTCGAAGAGGCCCATGCCTACTACAAGGACCTCAAGGCGCGCGCTCAAGGCTTCGGTCGCGATCCGCAGCAGCTGTTCCTGCTGCCTGGCATCCGCCCCATCGTCGGCCGCGATGCCGCCGACGCCGAAGCCCGCTACCAACAGGCCGTGGCGCTGGTCAGCATCGAGGACGCGATTGTTGCCCTCGGCCGTCCCTTCAACGATTACGACTTCAGCCCCCACGACCTGGACGCGCCTTTCCCTGACCTCGGCGAGCTGGGCAGTAACAGCCACAAAGGCACCAGCGATGCGATCAAGCGCCTGGCGCAGGAAGAAAGCCTCACACTGCGCCAGGTCGCGCTGCGTTTCTCGCAACCGAACCGTGATTTCACCGGCACCGCCGAGCAGGTCGCCGATGCCATCCAGCACTGGTTCGAAAATGGCGCTGCCGATGGCTTCATCATCCGCTCGCTGTTGCCGGATGGGCTGGCGCGGTTCACCGAGCTGGTCGTGCCGGTGCTGCAGGAACGTGGTTTGTGGCGCAAGGAATACTCAGGCCAAACCCTGCGGGACAACTTCGGCCTGGCGGTGCCGGTCAATCGGCATACGCAGCATCGGGTGTCCTGA
- a CDS encoding ABC transporter ATP-binding protein, giving the protein MSTSTTHPLIEVDNLSVSYHSGGRVTAAVRNLSFNLVAGETLAIVGESGSGKTTLASALMGLLPASARVDGGSLRVAGHDISHANDKLKRQLRGRVIGLVPQDPMVSLNPTLSIGRQIGESLIQAHGRRYPALDADVLQLLEQVGLDNPELRARQYPHELSGGMRQRVLIAIALAGNPQVIIADEPTSALDVTVQRRILDHLEQLVQARGISLLIITHDLGVAADRADRVLVMKSGELVEQGPARQVLSNPRQPYTRELLAAAPAFGNRPRPVPVGNTSRQPLLSLENISKHYRLPARKGQAQSFNALQGLSLEVFPGQTLAIVGESGSGKSTSLRIALGLEAPSAGRVRFDGQDVTDLSWKQFRPVRQRMQLVQQNPFAALDPRFTIFQSVVEPLQSFGLVKGEALYQAARKLMDQVQLPASYLDRLPRELSGGQRQRVAIARALALQPELLLLDEPVSALDVSVQAQILDLLRSLQADLGIAYVLVSHDLAVVASLAHQVVVLRQGQVVERGAASEVLDTPQHPYTRELLDAIPGRRPPQAATPLKQGVPA; this is encoded by the coding sequence ATGAGCACCTCGACAACACACCCTTTGATCGAAGTCGACAACCTCAGTGTCAGCTACCACAGCGGCGGGCGCGTGACTGCCGCGGTGCGCAACCTGTCCTTCAACTTGGTGGCCGGCGAAACCCTGGCCATCGTCGGCGAGTCCGGTTCGGGCAAGACCACCCTGGCCAGTGCGCTGATGGGCCTGCTGCCGGCAAGCGCGCGCGTCGATGGCGGCAGCTTGCGCGTCGCCGGGCACGATATCAGCCATGCCAACGACAAGCTCAAGCGCCAGTTGCGCGGCCGGGTAATCGGGCTGGTGCCCCAGGACCCGATGGTCAGCCTCAACCCGACCCTGAGCATCGGCCGGCAGATTGGCGAGAGCCTGATCCAGGCCCACGGCCGCCGTTATCCGGCGCTGGACGCCGACGTGCTGCAACTGCTTGAACAGGTGGGCCTGGACAACCCTGAGCTGCGCGCGCGCCAGTATCCGCACGAATTGTCGGGGGGCATGCGCCAGCGGGTGTTGATCGCTATCGCGCTGGCCGGCAACCCGCAAGTGATCATCGCCGACGAGCCCACCAGTGCGCTGGACGTGACCGTGCAGCGGCGCATCCTCGATCACCTCGAGCAACTGGTACAGGCCCGCGGTATCTCGTTGTTGATCATTACCCATGACCTGGGCGTGGCGGCCGATCGGGCCGACCGCGTGTTGGTGATGAAGAGCGGTGAATTGGTCGAGCAGGGGCCGGCCCGCCAGGTGCTCTCCAACCCGCGCCAACCCTATACCCGTGAACTGCTGGCCGCCGCACCGGCGTTCGGCAACCGGCCACGCCCAGTGCCGGTCGGCAACACCAGTCGCCAGCCGCTGTTGAGCCTGGAGAACATCAGCAAGCACTACCGGTTGCCCGCCCGTAAAGGCCAGGCGCAAAGCTTTAATGCGCTGCAAGGCCTCAGCCTGGAAGTGTTCCCCGGACAAACCCTGGCCATCGTCGGCGAGTCTGGCTCGGGCAAAAGCACCAGTCTGCGTATCGCCCTGGGCCTCGAGGCGCCCAGCGCGGGCCGGGTGCGCTTCGATGGCCAGGACGTCACCGACTTGAGCTGGAAGCAGTTCCGGCCCGTCCGCCAGCGCATGCAGCTGGTGCAGCAGAACCCCTTCGCCGCCCTGGATCCGCGTTTCACGATTTTCCAGAGCGTGGTCGAGCCACTGCAGTCCTTCGGACTGGTCAAAGGCGAGGCGTTGTACCAGGCGGCACGCAAATTGATGGATCAGGTGCAGTTACCGGCCAGCTACCTGGATCGCTTGCCTCGCGAGCTGTCCGGCGGTCAACGCCAGCGCGTCGCCATCGCTCGTGCCCTGGCGCTGCAGCCCGAGCTGCTATTGCTCGACGAGCCGGTTTCGGCATTGGACGTCTCGGTGCAAGCGCAAATCCTCGACCTGTTGCGCAGCCTGCAAGCCGACCTGGGCATCGCCTACGTGCTGGTGTCCCACGACCTGGCCGTGGTCGCCAGCCTCGCTCACCAGGTAGTGGTGTTGCGCCAGGGCCAGGTGGTCGAGCGCGGCGCTGCCAGTGAGGTGCTCGACACCCCGCAACACCCCTATACCCGCGAACTGCTGGACGCGATCCCTGGGCGCCGCCCACCGCAGGCCGCCACCCCACTTAAACAAGGAGTCCCCGCATGA